Within the Gloeobacter kilaueensis JS1 genome, the region GTGGTTGCCCTCAAGGCCCACGCCGAACCTGCCAGCCTCGATCGCTTTGCCTGGACACTTTTTGAGCGCTGGCTCCTCGAAGGTGGACCCTCTAAAGAAAACTGGGCAATGCAGGCGCTGGGCCACTTCGGTTCTGACACGAGTGCGCTCAAACTCGCGCCGCTGATTCGCGAATGGCCGGGCGAGAGCCAGCACCAGCGGGCGGTGGCTGGTCTGGAGTGCCTGCGCGCCATCGGCACCGACACGGCCTTGATGCAGATCAACGGCATCGCTCAAAAAGTCAAGTTCCAGGGCATCAAAAAGCGCGCCCAGGAGTGCATGGAGGCAATCGCCCAGGAACGGCACCTGAGCCGCGAACAGCTCGAAGATCGGATCGTGCCCGACTGCGGGCTGGATGAAAATGGCCGCCGCAGGTTCGATTTTGGTCCGCGCCAGTTTACCTTCACCCTGGGCGAGGGGCTCAAGCCGCTGGTGCGCGACAGCGACGGCAAGTTCAAAGGCGACCTGCCCAAACCGGGCGCAAAGGACAGCGCCGATCTGGCCCAGCAGGCAGTCGCCGACTGGAAGCTCATCAAAAAGCAGGTGGCCGAAGTCGCCAAGATCCAGGCAGTACGGCTGGAGCAGGCGATGGTGACAGGCAGGCGCTGGCAGAGTTCTGAGTTCGAGCTGTTGTTCGTGCGCCATCCGCTGATGAACTATCTGGCCCGGCTTCTGGTCTGGGGCGGGTTCGACGCTTCTGGCCAACTGGTTGCCGCCTTCCGGGTGAGCGAGGACCGGACACTGGCGGACAGCGAGGACAACCCCTTCGATCTAGCTGGGCTCGATCAGGTGGGCATCGTCCATCCGCTGATGCTGGACGAAGCGCAACTGACCGGTTGGGGGCAACTGTTCGCCGACTACGCGATCGTGCCGCCCTTTGCCCAGTTGGGCCGGCCCATCTACCGGCTCGAAGCAGGCGAGCGGCAGGCCAGCGAGATTACCCGCTTCGAGAAGATCGCCGTGCCCATGGTCGCCCTGGTACGCACCCTCGAAAATCTGGGCTGGGTGCGCAGCCAGTTGCACGATCATGGCGACTACACCGCCCACTGCAAGTACTTTCCAGGAGCCAACCTGACGGCGTTCGTGGGCGAGTGGGACGAGGTCTTCGTCGATCTGAGCGTGCAGATTGGCTCCGGCAAAGAAAAGCTCGACAGCTGCTGCTTTTTGGTGGGCCGCCACCTCGATCTCTACGACTACCCGACCAACAGCTGGCAGCGGCAGCACAAAGCTTACGAGATTCTGCCTCTGGCCCAGGTCGATCCGATCGCGCTGAGCGAAGTGCTCAAAGACCTGTACACGATTGCCGCAAAAGGAGAGCAGTAGATGGCGGACCCAAAATTGCAGCGCCCGGCGGCAGAGGCGCTCTACGCCGACGAGCTGGAGCGGCTCGTGGCAGCGGACGGCGACGCGCCCCGGCCCGGTGGCTGGCGGCTCACCCCGCGCGGGGTGCTCAAATTTATCCTGGGCGACGAGGGGCTGGGCATTCGCGGCAAATTCGTCGGCAGCCGCAGTTTTCTGGAGCGCTGCGTCGTCGCCCTCGCCACCAATCGCGGCTTGATGCTCATCGGTGAACCGGGCACGGCAAAAAGCTACCTGAGCGAACTACTGGCAGCGGCGATCAGCGGCGATTCGACCCTGACCATCCAGGGCAGTGCCGGGACGACCGAGGACAACATCAAGTACTCCTGGAACTACGCGCTGCTGTTGGCAGAAGGACCGAGCGAGCGCTCGCTCGTCCCGGCTCCCATCTACCGGGGCATGGCGGCGGGCCAGATTGTCCGCTTCGAGGAGATTACCCGCTGTCCCCTCGAAATCCAGGACACGCTGCTATCGATTCTCAGTGACCGGCTGATGAGCGTGCCTGAACTGCCCGAAAATGCCGACCGCACCCTCTACGCCAGGGTCGGCTTCAACGTGATCGCCACCGCCAACACCCGCGATCGGGGCGTCAACGAGATGAGCGCCGCCCTCAAGCGCCGCTTCAACTTCGAGACCGTCCAGCCCATCGCCGATCTGGCGCGGGAGATGGAACTGGTGCAGCGCGAAGCGAACCGGCTGCTGGAGCAGGCCCAGGTGCCGGTGAGCCTCGGGCCGGATCTGACCGAGGTGCTGGTGACGACCTTTCACGAGTTGCGCCGGGGCCAGACCACCGACGGCCACAGCCTCGAAGCGCTGAGTACGGTGATGAGCACCGCCGAAGCGGTTTCGGTGGGCTACGCCGCCGGTCTGCACGCCTACTACTACGACGGCGGAGCCCTTGCTCCCGACCATCTGGTGCAGAGCCTGGTGGGCTCGGCGATCAAAGATACCGCCGAGGATCTCAAAAAACTCCGCCACTACTTCAACCACGTCGTCCGGGAGCGCCGGGGCAAAAGCTGGCAGGGCTACTACGCCGCCCGCCACCACCTCGATTGACTTGTTCTGTCTCCTCTCGATGGGCAGAGCAAATGTACTCCTTTCGATAGAGAAAGAATCTGAAGGTAAATACCGGCCAGCGGTTGCGGCTATGCTTTGGTTACGTTTTCTGTTGCATTACGATGCTGCCGGATGCTGCCGGTTCACCAGCAGGCGGCTCAAAGTCACCGCTGAAGCCGCAATCTCCAGGTGTGCGCCCCTCCAGCCTGAGTGAAGGGCACCTGCGCACAGCCCTCGAATTTGCTGAGCTGGGGGTGTGGCACTGGGATCTGCTGAGGGACCGGCTGGAGTGGACAGATACCTGCAAGCGCCTGTTCGGGATTCCACTCGAAGCTGAGGTGGACCTGGATATTTTCTTGCAAACCCTTCATCCAGACGACCGGGAGCGCACCCTCGCAGCCATCCAGCGCACGATCGATAGGCCAGACGTTCCCTACGACATCGAGTACCGGGCCATCTGGCCGGATGGAACGGAGCGCTGGCTCGCCGCACGGGGCAACACCGAGTACGACGCCCAGGGGCGGGCGGTGCGGATGGTGGGCGTCGTTTTTGACATCGACGAGCGGGTGCAGCTCACCCGCGAACTCAAGACGAGTCACGCCCGCGAGCGCATTGCCCAGCAGGCGGCAGGAATGGGCATCTTTGAGTGGGATCTGCGCACCGGCCTCTCGGTGTGGTCGGAGGAGCTGCTGGCCCTCTACGGCGTGGCAGGAGATCCGGACTTCCAGCCGGGGGTGGAAGGGTGGGTGGCGCTGCTCCATCCCGACGACCGCGAGCGCTGCCTGCAAGAGGCCGAAGCGCTCAATCAGGGCGACAAAGAGTACGCGAGCGAATTTCGGATCATCCGGCCCGACGGCCAGATGCGCTGGTTTTTAGCCCGTGGCCGCACCTTGCGCGACGAGGCCGGCCAGGTCCACAAAGTTGTCGGCATCAACATCGATATCACCGAGCGCAAGCGCTCCGAGCAACTGCTCGATGAGGCCCGCGCCGAGGCCGAGGCGGCCAACCGGGCAAAGGACCAGTTCCTGGCGATGCTGAGCCACGAATTGCGCACGCCGCTCAATCCGATTTTGGGCTGGACGCAGCTGCTCAGGCGCGGCCAGCTTTCTGCCGCTGCCCAGGCGCAGGCGCTTGAAATTATCGAGCGCAACGCCAGACTGCAGAACCAGCTCATCGAAGATCTATTGGATGTATCGCGCATCGAGCGGGGCAAGTTCATCCACAAACCGCAACCGCTACAGTTGACCGGCGTGGTGCTGGCGGCGGTCGAGGCAGTCCGCACCCTGGCAGTGGAAGCCCAACTACAGCTGGAAGTGGAGATTGCCGAGAATCTGCCCCTGGTCGAAGCGGACCCGACGCGCCTGCAGCAGGTGATCTGGAATCTGCTCACCAACGCGATCAAGTTCACCCCCAGCGGCGGACAGATCCGCCTGCAGGTGGAGCGGACACCGAGCGGGGTGCGCGTCAGCGTTACAGATACCGGAGCGGGGATTGTAGCGGATTTTCTGCCCCATCTATTCGAGCGCTTCCGCCAGGCGGATGAGACGACGACCCGGCGGCAGGGCGGTCTGGGGCTGGGGCTTTTTATCGTGCGGCACATCGTCGAATTGCACGGCGGCAAAGTCTGGGCTGAGAGCGCCGGCGAAGGCAAAGGTGCGCGCTTCACCGTCGAGCTGCCCGCTGCTATCTACCCGGTTGTGCTGCCTGATGCTGTGGCAAACGCTTAAGCCGGAGCGTGGTCGAAGTGGGCCTGCAACCGGCAAATCTGCCAGCGTCCACCAATCTTGCATACTTCGGCTGTGTAGAGGCCGGTGGTGAGGGGCCGCCACTCGCCCCTGGCGCGATCGCTGGAGGTGATCAGGCAGTAGGCCACCGCCTGCGCCCGGCCCGGTTCGATTGGCTCGACGGCGATGTTGGTAAACAGGTGGCGGCGCTGGATGCCGCCATCGGCAAAACCTTGCACCCGCCGTTCAGCCACTGTGCGCAGCGCCTGGGGATTGTCGAAGATGTGGCCGCCCAGATCGATGTGGGCATCGCTGGCGAACAGGGCCATGTAGTCGTCGATCCGGCCACCGTCGTAGCTGTGGCCGTAGCGGGCGAACAATTCGGCAATCGCCAGGCGGTCGGCGGTCGAAAGACGTTTGTGCTCGCTCATCCTGGACCACCTGTCCGCTCATCCGCCGCAGCCGCCGCCTTCGTACCGCAAGTAGGGCGTCGAGGAGCCGATACCTTCTTTGTGCCCTCTTCTTTTTGCATATCGACGATGAAAGCAACGACTCTCCACACTACCCTGACGGCCACGCGCATTCTGCTGGGCGTCTTCTTCGTTCTCTCCGGCATTGCTAATTATATACATTTTCATGACAGTGGCGCGCTGTTAGAAACGGTGCTCACCCAGAAGCTCAAGCTCTGGGGGCTGGGTTTTGGCGGCGTCGGTCCCCTGCCCCCCCTGCTGGCTCTGCCCTACGCCTATCTGCTGCCGGCAGTTGAGATTCTTGCAGGCATCCTGTTTGTCGTCAATCGCTGGACGACCTACGCCGGGGCGCTGATGCTGCTGATGCTCTTTAGTTTCATCGTGGCCTTTGGCCTCTTCCCGGCGGCGGGCCTGTTTCCCAACAACGAATCGACCTGGGATAAAAACGTCTTCATCATGGTCCTCGTCTGGATCTGCGTTGTCTGGGAGGAGGTCAAGCCACAACTGGCCATTCCCACCCCTGAGCGCCCTGCCAGCCCGACCCTGCGCAATTGACCCGGAGCGATCGAAATGCTCAGCGCGTCGCCGGGTCCGTGGTTCAAAGTTCCAGGGCAGCTCTTCTTGTGGATTGCCGTGATTATCTTTGCTGCCTCCGGTGCTGTCACCCGCAAACTCACCGAACTGGGAGCCCAGCATCTGGTGGCTGGTCATAACCCCATCTCGCTGTGCAACCTGCTTTTTGTCGGCAACCTCTGTGCCCTGCTGGTGCTGGTGCCGCTCTACCGCAAACAGCTCACCCCTGCCACCTTCCGGCAACTGTCCCGCTCCGACTGGCTCGGAATGATCGCGGTGGCGGTTCTGGCCGGTGCCCTCGCCCCCGCCTTTTTTTTGATGGCCCTCAGCATCACGATGGTCAACAACGTCACCCTCGTCAGCCGCCTCGAACCGCTGCTCACCCTGGTGCTCTCCACCTGGCTGTTGCGCGAGCGCACGAGCGTCTGGGAAGGAGCCGGTGCCGTCGTCTCCTTCGCGGGCGTGATCGCCACCATCGCCCTTCAAAGTGGAGCGGCGGGCGGCATGGCCGCCTACAGCCTGGGCAGCGCCGCCCAGGGAGAACTGCTCACCGCCATCGCAGCGGTTGCCCTGGCCGTGGCAAATATCGTGAGCCGTGCCCGCCTGGGCCGGGTGCCAGTGGGCACCTTCAGCGTCGTGCGCACCAGCCTCGGTACAGTCATCTTTTTCTGTCTTGCCCTGATTCTTTACGGCAGCCGGCACTTCGGCGAAGCGTTCTCGCCCTTTCTCTGGCAGTGGATGCTCCTGTACGGTACGCTCATCGTCGTCGTCGGCCAGTCGCTCTGGCTCCTTGGCCTCAAGCGCGCCGGGGCTTCAGAAGCGGCCCTGGTCGAAGCATTCAACCCGGTGGCAGCCGTGCTCGCCGCCTACTTGATCCTGGGCGAAGTACCTACCCTCGCCCAGTACCTCGGGGGCGGGATCATCCTGGCAGGGATCGCCTTGAGCCTGATCGGCGTCTACCGCAAATCTGGCCCGAGCGATCCGATGATCGAGGCGCGGGAGAAAGCGGGAACGGGTTCTGGCTTTCGCGGCATGTGATCCCTCCTACCCCAGGGCTTTGAGCACGGCGCGGGCAGAAAGTTTGTCCTTGTACCAGACGACTCGGGCGGGCAGATCTTCGAGTTTGACGCCTGCTTTTTCGAGGTTGAGGCGCTCGGAGATGGCCAGGAGCAACTCCGGGCAATCTACCCGGCGCACCTGGGAAAACTTTTTTTTGAGGTATTCGGGCCGCCAGTAGCCCACGATTTCGAGGATGACGCTGCGCCCGTCGGGGTGAATCAGCCGAAAATCGGGAATCATGACGCTGCCGGGAATGGGCAGCAGATGGACTTCGCGCTCCAGTTGCCACTCGGTTTTAAGCGTGCGCCACTGCTCGGCAAAGGACTGCTCGATCATGCTGTCGAAGGGTTTGCCGGGCGGATAGTGGCTCACCAGACCACAGCCGGAGTCGAGGTGGAAACTGGCGGTGCGGATCTCTCGGGTGTAGGTGTCGCGGCTTTTGAGGTGGGCGACCAGATTCCAGCGCGAGACGTGCAGCAGGGCCGGCAGGAGTTTGGCGAGGGCCAGGCCGTACTGGGCGTGTACCTGGAAGAGGCTGGTGGGGCCGTCGATCGTGAGGGTAAAGCCGCAGTCGGGATCGCCCTCGATGTAGGTCATCAGGCCAAACAGTTTTAAGAAGCGAAACAGATACTTGTACTCGCCCGGATCGTTGCGGTGGACGTTGAGCTGGATGTGGGTGGCCCGGTAAAAGACACCCTGGACCTGGGCGAGGTTGTAGCGGTGCAACAGCGCCTCGGGAGTGGGCTCCTCGAAGGCGGTGAGAATCTGGTTCTGGGGCAGATCGGCGTAGAGCGACTGTTGCAGGACGGGGGCGGCTACCGGTCGGTCTAGCTCGGCACCGATCGCCCCTGCCAGTTGCTCTAAGTGGCGGGCGGTCTGGGCGGGGCTCGGAATGCTTCCGGCGGCGAGGGCGAACAGGCGCGAGCGCAGCTTCGGCGGCTCAATCGGGCTGACAGTCTCGAAGGTGCAGAGGCTTTTGAGCAGGTGGACCAGCCCGCGCCGCAATCGGTAGTCGGGGCTTTCGCCCTCCGCCTCCGCGAGTAATCGATCGAGGCTACCCTGGCTGCTGCTGTGGGCCGAACGAAACAGGCTAATCAACTCACCTGCCAGCTGCCGGTGGTACGTGTCGAGGGGCAGGCGGCGGGGTACGACCGTTCCGCCGCGCCAGCTGTGCAGGAGCAGATCACCGGGCAGCATCGCTTTTGGGGTGGTGGGGACGGGTGTGGGCGTGGCGGCGGGCACTGGCGCGCTCCTCGCCGGTGTCCTCAGAATAAATTTCGTAGAGGACGGCAAATTTGTCCGGGTCGCTGCTCTTGCGCAGCACCCGTCCCAGCCGCTGGATGTACTCGCGGGGTGAGGCGGTGCCGGAGAGAATAATCGCCACCCGCGCCTCCGGTACGTCCACCCCTTCGTTGAGCACCTGGGAGGCAACCAGCGTGCGGTACTCGCCCCCACGAAAGGCTTTTAAGATGGCGTGGCGCTCTTTGATCGCGGTCTGGTGGGTGATGGCCGGGATCAAAAAATCCTGGGAGATGCGGTAGACCGTGGCGTTGTCGTGGGTAAAGATCAACGTCTGCTCCGGCCAGTGGCGCTCAAGCAATTCGGCCAGCAGGCGCAATTTGCTCTCGGTGCCCAGGGCGATTGCCCGTGCCTGGTTGTGGGCGAGCATTGCCCGGCGGCCCTCGGCGCTGCGGGCGCTCACCTGCACGAAGCGCTGCCAGCCCTCTGCCGAGCCGAGGGACAGATTTGTAGTACGCAAAAAAGCGTTGCGCACCGCCAGCGCTGCGTCGTGGCGGCGGCGCTCGTCGTCGCTGAGGCGCACCTTGATCCGCTCGGTGCGGTGGGGAGCGAGCGCCGTACCGGCCAGATCGGCAGGGGTGCGGCTGTAGACCACCGGGCCGACCAGGGCTTCGAGGTCGCTGTGGCGGCCATCGCTGCGCTCGGGAGTGGCAGTGAGCCCCAATCGGTAAGGGGCGACGGCGTACTCGGCCACCTTGCGATAAAAGTCCCCCGGCAGGTGGTGGCACTCGTCGAAGACGAGCAGACCGTAGCGGCAGCCGAGAGCCTCGGCGTGGATCGCAGCGCTGTCGTAGGTGGCGATCAAAATCGGGCTGTCGTCGCGCGAACCGCCGCCTAAAAGGCCCACGGCGGTCTGGGTGAAGGCGGTGCGCAGGTTTGCGTACCACTGATGCATCAACTCCAGCGTCGGCACGGCAATGAGCGTGCTGCGGGCGACGGCCTGCATCGCCAGCTGAGCCAGGTAGGTCTTGCCACTGGCGGTAGGAAGAACCACAAGACCCCGATGCCCCGCTGAGCACCAGGCAGCAAGCGCCTCCCGCTGGTGGGGGTAGGGTTCGAGAGCCTGCTCCAGAGCGAGCGGCAGCGGCACAAAGGCACCGGCCCTGTCCTCGAAGCGCGCCCCCTCGGCGCTCAGCGCCGCTACGAGGGGGCGGTAGTCGCTCGCTGGAATCCGAAATTTTTCGACTCGATCATCCCAGGTGGCAAAATCGACCCAGGCTTTGCCGCGCGGCGGCGGATGCAACAGCAGCGTGCCGCGATCGTAGGAGAGCACCGGGATGCGGGCCATCGGGCACCAAACGGTCTGGTTGGGACTATTGTGCCACCCTGAGCCGGAATGCCGGGGCTACTTTATCGCTCAAGGCTGCCGGACCGGCTTTTTGGTGGGCTGCTCGCTCTGCTCCGGCTGGATGGGCGAGCTGCCGCGCAGGGTCGTCAACTGCGGCTTGAGCGTTTCGAGTTCGGTGGCGGTGATCACCCCCTTGGTGACCAGATCCTGCACGAAGGTGTA harbors:
- a CDS encoding ATP-binding protein is translated as MADPKLQRPAAEALYADELERLVAADGDAPRPGGWRLTPRGVLKFILGDEGLGIRGKFVGSRSFLERCVVALATNRGLMLIGEPGTAKSYLSELLAAAISGDSTLTIQGSAGTTEDNIKYSWNYALLLAEGPSERSLVPAPIYRGMAAGQIVRFEEITRCPLEIQDTLLSILSDRLMSVPELPENADRTLYARVGFNVIATANTRDRGVNEMSAALKRRFNFETVQPIADLAREMELVQREANRLLEQAQVPVSLGPDLTEVLVTTFHELRRGQTTDGHSLEALSTVMSTAEAVSVGYAAGLHAYYYDGGALAPDHLVQSLVGSAIKDTAEDLKKLRHYFNHVVRERRGKSWQGYYAARHHLD
- a CDS encoding MauE/DoxX family redox-associated membrane protein, which encodes MKATTLHTTLTATRILLGVFFVLSGIANYIHFHDSGALLETVLTQKLKLWGLGFGGVGPLPPLLALPYAYLLPAVEILAGILFVVNRWTTYAGALMLLMLFSFIVAFGLFPAAGLFPNNESTWDKNVFIMVLVWICVVWEEVKPQLAIPTPERPASPTLRN
- a CDS encoding DEAD/DEAH box helicase; this encodes MARIPVLSYDRGTLLLHPPPRGKAWVDFATWDDRVEKFRIPASDYRPLVAALSAEGARFEDRAGAFVPLPLALEQALEPYPHQREALAAWCSAGHRGLVVLPTASGKTYLAQLAMQAVARSTLIAVPTLELMHQWYANLRTAFTQTAVGLLGGGSRDDSPILIATYDSAAIHAEALGCRYGLLVFDECHHLPGDFYRKVAEYAVAPYRLGLTATPERSDGRHSDLEALVGPVVYSRTPADLAGTALAPHRTERIKVRLSDDERRRHDAALAVRNAFLRTTNLSLGSAEGWQRFVQVSARSAEGRRAMLAHNQARAIALGTESKLRLLAELLERHWPEQTLIFTHDNATVYRISQDFLIPAITHQTAIKERHAILKAFRGGEYRTLVASQVLNEGVDVPEARVAIILSGTASPREYIQRLGRVLRKSSDPDKFAVLYEIYSEDTGEERASARRHAHTRPHHPKSDAAR
- a CDS encoding DUF790 family protein — its product is MLPGDLLLHSWRGGTVVPRRLPLDTYHRQLAGELISLFRSAHSSSQGSLDRLLAEAEGESPDYRLRRGLVHLLKSLCTFETVSPIEPPKLRSRLFALAAGSIPSPAQTARHLEQLAGAIGAELDRPVAAPVLQQSLYADLPQNQILTAFEEPTPEALLHRYNLAQVQGVFYRATHIQLNVHRNDPGEYKYLFRFLKLFGLMTYIEGDPDCGFTLTIDGPTSLFQVHAQYGLALAKLLPALLHVSRWNLVAHLKSRDTYTREIRTASFHLDSGCGLVSHYPPGKPFDSMIEQSFAEQWRTLKTEWQLEREVHLLPIPGSVMIPDFRLIHPDGRSVILEIVGYWRPEYLKKKFSQVRRVDCPELLLAISERLNLEKAGVKLEDLPARVVWYKDKLSARAVLKALG
- a CDS encoding nuclear transport factor 2 family protein; the protein is MSEHKRLSTADRLAIAELFARYGHSYDGGRIDDYMALFASDAHIDLGGHIFDNPQALRTVAERRVQGFADGGIQRRHLFTNIAVEPIEPGRAQAVAYCLITSSDRARGEWRPLTTGLYTAEVCKIGGRWQICRLQAHFDHAPA
- a CDS encoding sensor histidine kinase — translated: MLPDAAGSPAGGSKSPLKPQSPGVRPSSLSEGHLRTALEFAELGVWHWDLLRDRLEWTDTCKRLFGIPLEAEVDLDIFLQTLHPDDRERTLAAIQRTIDRPDVPYDIEYRAIWPDGTERWLAARGNTEYDAQGRAVRMVGVVFDIDERVQLTRELKTSHARERIAQQAAGMGIFEWDLRTGLSVWSEELLALYGVAGDPDFQPGVEGWVALLHPDDRERCLQEAEALNQGDKEYASEFRIIRPDGQMRWFLARGRTLRDEAGQVHKVVGINIDITERKRSEQLLDEARAEAEAANRAKDQFLAMLSHELRTPLNPILGWTQLLRRGQLSAAAQAQALEIIERNARLQNQLIEDLLDVSRIERGKFIHKPQPLQLTGVVLAAVEAVRTLAVEAQLQLEVEIAENLPLVEADPTRLQQVIWNLLTNAIKFTPSGGQIRLQVERTPSGVRVSVTDTGAGIVADFLPHLFERFRQADETTTRRQGGLGLGLFIVRHIVELHGGKVWAESAGEGKGARFTVELPAAIYPVVLPDAVANA
- a CDS encoding DMT family transporter, translating into MLSASPGPWFKVPGQLFLWIAVIIFAASGAVTRKLTELGAQHLVAGHNPISLCNLLFVGNLCALLVLVPLYRKQLTPATFRQLSRSDWLGMIAVAVLAGALAPAFFLMALSITMVNNVTLVSRLEPLLTLVLSTWLLRERTSVWEGAGAVVSFAGVIATIALQSGAAGGMAAYSLGSAAQGELLTAIAAVALAVANIVSRARLGRVPVGTFSVVRTSLGTVIFFCLALILYGSRHFGEAFSPFLWQWMLLYGTLIVVVGQSLWLLGLKRAGASEAALVEAFNPVAAVLAAYLILGEVPTLAQYLGGGIILAGIALSLIGVYRKSGPSDPMIEAREKAGTGSGFRGM